The following coding sequences are from one Eurosta solidaginis isolate ZX-2024a unplaced genomic scaffold, ASM4086904v1 ctg00000151.1, whole genome shotgun sequence window:
- the LOC137235676 gene encoding uncharacterized protein, with protein MPSSTNFTLPTSRGLFYSSDDKYVKPREPKKRAPPLEACKFQYPKIYNKFAEYKKDNLPIEFQTTPDTLFNLAARVVDEIPLPSVYEWSNYECYQWIRKYGYPQYQNTFRVNLITGRKLLLVNAQALSAMNITNFEHITHIAYGIRLLFYFEMTKFMRNLSLPPEHYSELYKLFRMQTGLKFENVRRTDLWRRMQMLRPTGKPNNHWDLLERWLAREQGTIERFGGMDRYKLYACKADPPHKLPKRGIQFCTCRAFCNCYWTQDSSSKPDILSVLEPDRKKEQIPPECCKTCVLPCSCHWPSKYYKLNGILSCLKQNYPYRYNARERAKFETIYSTFSEGADFFAHQQVS; from the exons ATGCCATCATCTACTAATTTCACATTGCCAACTTCGCGTGGTTTATTCTATTCTTCTGATGACAAATATGTGAAACCAAGAGAACCCAAGAAAAGAGCGCCACCATTGGAGGCATGCAAATTTCAATAtccaaaaatttacaacaaatttGCAGAATATAAAAAAGATAATCTACCCATCGAATTTCAAACCACACCCGATACATTATTCAATTTGGCAGCTCGTGTCGTGGATGAAATTCCGTTGCCGTCAGTTTATGAATGGTCGAACTATGAATGTTATCAATGGATACGCAAATATGGGTATCCACAATATCAG AACACATTTCGCGTAAATCTAATTACTGGACGTAAATTATTGTTGGTGAATGCGCAGGCACTTTCAGCAATGAATATAACAAATTTTGAACACATCACACATATCGCTTATGGCATacgacttttattttattttgagatGACAAAATTTATGCGAAATTTATCTTTGCCTCCTGAACATTATAGCGAATTATATAAATTGTTTCGCATGCAAACTGGACTCAAATTTGAAAACGTACGACGTACAGATCTTTGGCGACGCATGCAAATGCTGCGTCCCACCGGCAAACCCAATAATCATTGGGATTTACTTGAACGCTGGCTGGCAAGAGAACAAGGCACAATTGAAAGATTTGGCGGTATGGATCGTTACAAATTGTATGCGTGTAAAGCTGATCCGCCACATAAACTACCTAAACGCGGTATTCAGTTTTGTACTTGTCGCGCATTCTGCAATTGTTATTGGACTCAAGATAGCTCAAGCAAGCCAGATATTTTGTCTGTATTGGAACCGGatagaaaaaaagaacaaattccACCAGAATGTTGTAAAACATGTGTGCTACCCTGTAGCTGTCACTGGCCATCTAAATATTACAAGTTAAATGGTATTTTGAGCTGTCTAAAACAAAATTATCCATACAGATATAATGCAAGAGAAAGAGCTAAATTCGAAACCATTTATAGTACTTTTAGTGAGGGAGCCGACTTTTTTGCTCACCAGCAGGTTTCATga